The Strongyloides ratti genome assembly S_ratti_ED321, scaffold srae_chrx_scaffold0000006 DNA segment actttttaaattggaaaatataaaatcttttgtttaatacatttatttaatcttttttattacaaaattttactacttttttggttttatttgtatatttattcttCAAGATTTATAGACTATAATTCGatcttaattatataaaatatgtctAAATTTTAAGACAGTTATTTTgtctttttaacaaaatacttttttgtTCAAAGTTATGATATAACAGTTTTTAAATTGTCTTTTATATGGTTTCATAAATtcaatttcttaaaaattttatcaaaatgctttatataattttaaattaaattattattttgattcaTATGATTATTAAATACAGATATAATAACCTTATCATAAttcaatttttctatttcactaactaaaatacattatattttatatattgtcttttcttaatataaattaataatcaCGATtagataaaacatttttaattacttattaaaatatttttgttaaaaaatctatttttatcattaaatttatatgtttcattcttttttataaactaaaatttactttttattttcaaatgtcatcaataatatctttttgttcttacaatttaaagattaaaattagtcttttattatataaatttttgcttttttttaatctttttctacttttaaatttgttcaatgtcaatttttattaaagtaaaatttgcaacttcttttataatatgataatttgTTAGATATATGATGGTAATCTAAAATGtcaattaattttagtttttttttttgaatattaatattagtctaattttaaattgattgtactttatttataactGTATTATTGTTGTCTTTTAgcataagttttttttttaaattataaatttaatttttacagtctagtactttttaaattttgtctctttttatataatttattagttGATTTGAAATAtacttcttttaataatcttCCTTTTTGTACATTAATTTGTACAACattttagttttataaaataaaaagcaATTTTTATCACTAACGAATCTAATTGACTCCAAGTGTAATCATATTCttagttaaatatttttgagaacttttgtttattttataaataaatttaaatatatacttttcaaaaatttattttttttataaaatttttgacaaatataatacttataaaagctttttttttgctcaatttaaatatttaatatttagcTGTTTCTATAATTAGATCATAAACAAATTagatgtattattttaaatttaaaatggtcatttataataaaaataacaatttatcttttgaaaatatattaatatcaactaaataaaattaatatttttagttttttaactattgttactaatattaaatgcttatatatttttttctaaagcttttaaaattataaaactatagtaaaaattattttttttttataaaaataacatttaaatatatatcacaccatatttatattttatcaaagtGTAATAGTTTCTTCCTAATTATAACAATAccttaaacttttatatacattttattaaataatattttctctatttttgaataagaaattttttttgatgaaCGAAATTAACATCATTAACTTGATATTAGACAtgacttaaaaataaatagttcATTTTTATCATGATAACGTGCAGATGATTATATTTCGTTCAAATTGATAATACAACAATATTCGTTATCATTTAAAAGGTTTAAgttaaatgattataaaagattttatcttttttgtaatattatatatttatttagcttttttatatcaaacatttatttttcaaatatttttttattaaaaaatttatttttatagaaaaatggTTCTCCGAACACTGGATAAATCTGATTTTCGTCTGAAAATTGATGGAAAATGGATTTTAATTACAACatcttttttagaaaatCATCCTGGTGGATCAGCTATTttaacttataaaaatagagATGCATCAACTGTTTTTCATACTTTTCATGGAGGATCAAAAATTGCTTACAAACAATTAGAAGAATTGAAAAAAACATCATTAGTTGATGGTCCTGAAGAAGAACCTGAGGTggcttttttatttttttaataattttttaattatatttttttataggcaattttaacatatcttgataaaattaatattggTGAATTTAACATAACAGAAGAAAAAtgtaatgaaataaataaaaattttaatcgTTTTCGCATGGATGTACGAAGAGCGGGTTATTTTAATgctaacaatttattttttattagaaaattttttgaagcaattggaattattttgatgggttattttttacaatctAAAGAATGGTACATTTTATCAGCTTTATGTATGGGATTAGCATGGCAACAACTTGGATGGATGATCCATGAATATGCTCATAAtcaacattttaaaaatcattggtataatgatatattatcTTATATTGTTGGTAATTTTTTACAAGGTTTTTCATCTGGTGGTTGGAAAGAACAACATAATATTCATCATGCTGCAACAAATATTGTTGGTAGAGATGGTGATTTAGATTTATTACCATTTTGGGCTACTGTTGCTAGTGATCTTAAAGTTATAGATTTAAATCATTGGACAGCATTATTATTACCATATCAACATATATATTGGAGTATAGGATTACCATTTTTAAGATTAAGTTGGCTTTTACAATCAATTCAATTTGTTGTAGCTATGccaaatcatttttataaatgtaatagAGAAAAAGCTATATATGAACAAATAGGTTTATTAGGACATTGGATTATGACATTTATTCAATTATATTACCTTCCAAATTGGGAAATTCGTGTAATGTTTTTCTTTGTATCTCAATTATTTGGTGGATTTTTATTAGCACATGTTGTTACATATAATCATTACTCAACAGATAAATTTAACTGtatgttttaattaattataattaacattattattttttttagttggTGATAGAATTCTTGAGACATATGCTTGTCTACAACTTTATACAACTAGAAATATGCGTCCAGGATTATTTATAGATTGGTTATGGGGTGgattaaattatcaaatagaACATCATTTATTCCCAACAATGCCTCGTCATAATTTAAGTAAGGTAATGCCacttgttaaaaaattttgtaaagaAAATGATTTACCATATATGGTTGATGATTATTATACTGGTTggaaaaaagaaattgaacAAATGAGAAATGTAGCTGTTGTTGCAAAAAAAAtgcttaaaaaatttgtttaatatattaacgttatttaaaatttatcaacaaattataataactattaacaattttttttaaattaaaaataattttttgtccttgaatatataatgtttgcaataatggaaaattaaaaaaaaaaacagataATTATTGTActctttaaaaaaacaaaaatgatttatttgtgtagtatctttttttttattattaatacttttttttcaaaaatattataagattaaaatcttatatatattttaaagtaaaataatatttaaaacttataaaaatttttttattcaatatatAATAGAATTTAACTTAAgcttaataatgttaattgaTTATGCATTAAGAATCTTATTTcaaatacaaaattattttttactaagaaatatattagctacaaatactttttatattcttaattcttcaaaatttaaaaataaaatcaaacaTTCTTTGCAAAAAgattgtattttaaataaaagattatggaaacaaataaaattgtattataatatttttttttctatttctttaagacaatttttaatggtacaataaaattttttaattgttataatatcaaagatttaaaactttatttttatctttttgataaaagatgaaaattatatggtaataaatattgaattatatgaaacattaattttaaagaatttatatttaaaataatatttttacaatgaaTTAATACTGTGCactttaaaagaatatattttttttagtaaagttattattttttattttaatatgtacTTAAATTATAGTGTGATAAAAAACatagatataatttaaatttatgtatatgtaaaatatataattttataaacttataataaagaaaatgaatataattatattggaaatatagaaaaaaatttttaccttCTAGCATAAAAAGGACAAAAATGAATACtattgattaaaaaatatctcataaattaaaaattagtttttacattaaatatttaaaagtgtgtttatgtattaaaattatataggAAACAAATCATAATTTagcataaataataaaaaaaaaagagtattCATTATTGTTGTAGTAAATTAACTAACACGCAATTTTGACATGCAATATCTAAATTATGCtataatttgttataaaattactGAGTATcatacatttaaattttatcatatacagtctttaaaatatgatgaattaattagttaaattataataattttaaaaaaaagtcaatctaataattaaaaacattataatttcataaatcattttatcttatatttataatacatttactattcaagaataaataaataagtaaatatatcttttctaatatttatttcatgatataattttatacttcttaacatttaaaaaaattatcatttattattatttaacatataactataaaaaaaaatttatttaatcgtaattaattataatttattaaaatttaataaatccAGTATAcacaaattatttatatattaataaacataaaaaagaaataattaggaaaataataattgaataatttatacttattagtataaattaataaagtaaTCACAAGATctttttaagatttttttttcaacttttgcatgttgttttttttttttgttgataacaatatatttttttcttcattttgaTTTTTCATTGGAAATTTGTGAAAAGTTACAAGGCacatttattgtttaaacTTCCTTAACAGGCACATTGcaattatatgttttttcatcaatcataaaaaaaaatatttcattaaaaagtattaaattttaaccattaatttatatatattgtttttataaaaaaaaaatgtattcaGAATAAAATGTTCTTTTTGACTGacattttgttaatttttatttttttgttaattttcatttatattttaattagttAACATAAATGACAATAATAATTGAATGCAACGACAATAACAGCTGCTGCTCCCACAGATAATGGTACAACAACTAACAATAGTGTTAATAAAGATGTTTTTGTTGATAATGGTGCATTTGGATTTGGTAAACCGGGAAAATCATAATCTGGTGTATCAACTCTTTGAAATACTAATGCATCATCACTTGATATATCAGGACCTATTTTTTGTTGAATATCATGATATCCAGAATTAGGTCCAGTATCTCTACGTGATTGTGTTCTAAGATATGAAAATGTATTACAAAAATGTTGATCACAAGCACATAAATCAGACCATTTACTATCAACTTGTTGTCGGCAACCTAATGGCATACGAACATCATTTGCGCACGTTCTTATTACtgaatttgtattttttgttataccAACTAAACATAAATTTGCTTCACATGCACCATAAGGTGAACATGTTTCATCTGtacaataacattttatcccattgacaattttaatatttattataaaaaataataaggaAACGGATGTtgtcaatttattttttgacattaaatttttatttaataataatactatttCTTTAAACATTTCTTATTTAATTCTCTTTTATATAAGTGAACCTATaacttattatatatatatataagtatatctatatatttttaaaattgaaaactTTACATACAATATTTTTGGTGTGCTTTCTTTAAAATCTCAGTATCTTTATATGTAGttaaatagataaataaataattaatatccacaagtaaatatattaaatttcgaagtagaaaatatttatgaaatataGAAACCAACTTTCGGTAGGTTCAACTATTTCTTTCTTTGAATATTTGAAGTGGTATTAAAGACAAAATAAGCCCTATTTTTGGTGAATATATAACAGGGtattagaatatttaaaatatatgactTTTTAAAAGTACTGAAGTAATTGAATTCCTGCTACTCTAGAATTATGAAactattagtaaaaaaaaataatacaagtAATGACTATATAGTAGGATGTCGATTTgccattttaataatatattaaatttattaaaatgtatttctgacaaactttatatttgtttatgatcggtaatatttatatatttaattcatagaaattaacttttaatgataattaattaaatatattattaaaatatattaataaatatataatagattataaaattgaataaattaaaaacaaaaattaattattttaatgttattaaaataaaaatcttttaaactaataaaaaatttttaaaaaaaaataagaatttaaaaaaaaaattaaaatttgtttaagaAATGTTATCActacaatatatattaaaaaaaatatttatttattagcacgaaatatttgttttactTGAAAACAAATGCTATACTGACTTAACTCCTTTCTCACTTTTATGGCATATGGCTTtctttataatgaaaaaggGCATGATAATGATGGCGCCTTTTGGTAATGATATGTTGATGTTATTGTAATATCATTTGCTTACAAGACATATATTTATGGTATATTGAAGAGGCTTACTCCTAAAAATgacaatatttatatgattcatgctttataatattacttttgtgaaaaaaaaaatgataatttttgcAAATAATGTTCCATTAATATagcataaataaataattatataataataataataaaaaaattaaatttgtaaTTATCTAATCTCA contains these protein-coding regions:
- a CDS encoding Fads2 protein: MVLRTLDKSDFRLKIDGKWILITTSFLENHPGGSAILTYKNRDASTVFHTFHGGSKIAYKQLEELKKTSLVDGPEEEPEAILTYLDKINIGEFNITEEKCNEINKNFNRFRMDVRRAGYFNANNLFFIRKFFEAIGIILMGYFLQSKEWYILSALCMGLAWQQLGWMIHEYAHNQHFKNHWYNDILSYIVGNFLQGFSSGGWKEQHNIHHAATNIVGRDGDLDLLPFWATVASDLKVIDLNHWTALLLPYQHIYWSIGLPFLRLSWLLQSIQFVVAMPNHFYKCNREKAIYEQIGLLGHWIMTFIQLYYLPNWEIRVMFFFVSQLFGGFLLAHVVTYNHYSTDKFNFGDRILETYACLQLYTTRNMRPGLFIDWLWGGLNYQIEHHLFPTMPRHNLSKVMPLVKKFCKENDLPYMVDDYYTGWKKEIEQMRNVAVVAKKMLKKFV